The following are encoded together in the Bradyrhizobium algeriense genome:
- a CDS encoding ribonuclease J, translated as MARPDELTFAPLGGVGEIGMNLSIYGLGNRNQRSWLAVDLGVSFGDEEHLPGIDLIMPDIRFLEKERKNLMGLVLTHAHEDHFGAIMDLWPKLQCPVYATKFSAALFEAKCAAERNPPKIPVTVVPSGGRVNLGPFTVEFIPVAHSIPESHALAIHTSAGTVLHTGDWKIDPTPIIGLPTDERRLRELGDAGVLALVGDSTNAVREGRSPSETEVAATIAKLVKGAKGRVAVTTFASNVARVKAVADAAKAADREVVVVGRAMERVVQVARETGYLDGVQNFRGADYYGHFPPDKVLALCTGSQGEPRAALARIANNDHPQVTLNKGDSVIFSSRTIPGNEKAVGAIINGLVVQGIEVITDRTDLVHVSGHPRRDELRDMISWVRPQILIPVHGEALHLSEHAKLARTAGVPKVLTCRNGDLVKLGPGDPGIIDELPSGRLYKDGNILEDSKSRAVVERRRMGFAGCAFVAIAMTDKGELADDPEVDLVGIPEKNAAGEVIDEVVFDTVVSTVENLPRARRRDADATAESVRRAVRAVINEQWGKKPICLVHVLTV; from the coding sequence GATCTCGGCGTTTCCTTCGGCGATGAGGAGCATCTGCCGGGCATCGACCTGATCATGCCCGACATCCGTTTCCTGGAGAAGGAGCGCAAGAACCTGATGGGCCTCGTGCTGACGCATGCCCATGAGGACCATTTCGGCGCGATTATGGACCTCTGGCCGAAGCTGCAATGCCCGGTCTATGCCACCAAATTCAGCGCTGCCTTGTTCGAGGCCAAATGCGCCGCCGAGCGCAATCCGCCGAAGATCCCGGTGACCGTGGTGCCGTCAGGCGGCCGGGTCAATCTCGGGCCGTTCACCGTCGAGTTCATCCCGGTCGCGCACTCGATTCCGGAATCGCATGCGCTGGCGATCCATACCTCCGCCGGCACCGTGCTCCACACCGGCGACTGGAAGATCGACCCGACGCCGATCATCGGCCTGCCGACCGACGAGCGGCGCCTGCGCGAACTCGGCGATGCCGGTGTGCTGGCGCTGGTCGGGGATTCCACCAACGCGGTGCGGGAAGGACGCTCGCCCTCGGAAACCGAGGTTGCCGCCACCATCGCCAAGCTGGTGAAGGGCGCCAAGGGCCGGGTCGCCGTCACCACCTTTGCCTCCAACGTCGCGCGCGTGAAAGCGGTGGCGGATGCCGCCAAGGCCGCCGATCGCGAGGTGGTGGTGGTCGGCCGCGCCATGGAGCGCGTGGTGCAGGTCGCCCGCGAGACCGGCTATCTCGACGGCGTGCAGAATTTCCGTGGCGCCGATTATTATGGGCATTTTCCGCCGGACAAGGTGCTGGCGCTGTGCACCGGCAGCCAGGGCGAGCCGCGTGCGGCGCTCGCCCGGATCGCCAATAACGACCATCCGCAGGTGACGCTGAACAAGGGCGACAGCGTGATCTTTTCCTCGCGTACCATCCCCGGCAACGAGAAGGCGGTCGGCGCCATCATCAACGGGCTGGTGGTGCAGGGCATCGAGGTCATTACCGACCGCACTGATCTCGTCCACGTCTCCGGCCATCCGCGCCGCGACGAACTGCGCGACATGATCTCATGGGTACGCCCGCAGATCCTGATTCCCGTCCATGGCGAGGCGCTGCATCTCTCCGAGCATGCCAAGCTGGCGCGCACCGCCGGCGTGCCGAAGGTCTTGACCTGCCGCAATGGCGATCTGGTCAAGCTCGGGCCCGGTGATCCCGGCATCATCGACGAGTTGCCGTCGGGGCGGCTCTACAAGGACGGCAACATACTGGAGGATTCCAAGTCCCGCGCCGTGGTCGAGCGGCGCCGGATGGGATTTGCAGGCTGCGCCTTCGTGGCGATCGCCATGACCGACAAGGGCGAACTGGCCGACGATCCCGAGGTCGATCTCGTCGGCATCCCCGAGAAGAATGCGGCCGGCGAGGTGATCGATGAGGTCGTGTTCGATACGGTGGTTTCGACGGTGGAAAACCTGCCGCGGGCGCGCCGGCGCGATGCGGACGCGACGGCGGAATCGGTGCGTCGCGCGGTGCGGGCCGTCATCAACGAGCAGTGGGGCAAGAAGCCGATTTGCCTCGTTCATGTTCTGACGGTTTGA
- a CDS encoding class I SAM-dependent methyltransferase has product MASEEAAGIIDLYQRKASDWIESRGRTRLIEKTWLDRFRALLPPAGPILDLGCGSAAPMAAYLIELGYPVVGVDSSPAMIDVCRKHFPKQEWIVADMRQLALQRKFFGIVAWDSFFHLCHDDQRQMFSVFREHAAPEATLMFTSGPAHGEAIGSLGGEPLYHASLDPAEYRSLLDWNGFRVVSHVVEDPDCGGHTIWLAQLI; this is encoded by the coding sequence ATGGCGTCGGAAGAAGCCGCAGGGATCATCGATCTCTACCAGCGCAAGGCATCGGACTGGATCGAGAGTCGCGGACGCACCAGACTGATTGAAAAAACCTGGCTCGATCGTTTCCGGGCGCTGCTGCCGCCGGCTGGTCCGATCCTCGATCTCGGCTGCGGATCCGCAGCGCCAATGGCGGCGTATCTGATCGAACTTGGTTATCCCGTCGTTGGCGTAGACTCATCCCCGGCCATGATCGATGTCTGCCGAAAACATTTTCCCAAGCAGGAATGGATCGTCGCCGATATGCGCCAGCTCGCCTTGCAGCGGAAGTTTTTCGGCATCGTTGCATGGGATAGTTTCTTTCACCTCTGCCATGACGACCAGCGCCAGATGTTTTCGGTATTTCGCGAGCATGCGGCACCGGAAGCGACACTGATGTTCACCAGCGGCCCCGCGCATGGGGAGGCGATCGGGAGTCTTGGAGGCGAGCCGTTGTATCATGCCAGCCTCGACCCGGCCGAATATCGTTCATTGCTCGATTGGAACGGGTTTCGCGTGGTGTCGCATGTCGTCGAGGACCCCGACTGCGGCGGCCACACCATCTGGCTCGCGCAGCTCATTTGA
- a CDS encoding PilZ domain-containing protein, with protein sequence MENHRAAPRHRVLKAGSIEFNGGVIDCTIRNVSDTGAALEVASPVGVPDSFWLVVSGDHTRRHCRVAWRTDKRIGVAFD encoded by the coding sequence CTGGAAAACCATCGCGCGGCACCTCGGCACCGGGTATTGAAGGCAGGCTCCATCGAGTTCAACGGCGGCGTCATCGACTGCACCATCCGGAATGTATCGGACACCGGCGCTGCACTCGAAGTCGCCAGTCCGGTCGGCGTCCCCGACAGCTTCTGGTTGGTGGTCTCGGGCGATCATACGCGCCGCCACTGCCGGGTGGCCTGGCGAACGGACAAGCGGATAGGCGTCGCGTTCGACTAG
- a CDS encoding DUF1467 family protein, giving the protein MAYNVSTALAIYFVLWWVVLFVTLPFGVRSQHEDGEGAPGTDPGAPVMARMGYKLLWTTLISGVVFGIGMWAYHQGYLNIERLSKLMGLPF; this is encoded by the coding sequence ATGGCTTACAATGTCTCCACAGCGCTTGCGATCTACTTCGTGCTCTGGTGGGTCGTGCTGTTCGTGACGCTGCCGTTCGGCGTCCGCAGCCAGCACGAGGACGGCGAGGGCGCGCCCGGCACCGATCCCGGCGCACCGGTGATGGCGCGGATGGGCTACAAGCTGCTCTGGACCACGCTGATCTCGGGCGTGGTTTTCGGCATTGGGATGTGGGCGTATCATCAGGGCTACCTGAACATCGAACGGCTGTCGAAGCTGATGGGGCTGCCGTTTTGA
- the mce gene encoding methylmalonyl-CoA epimerase — MLGRLNHVAIAVKDAEKAAKIYGGAFGAEISGAVPLPEHGVITVFVTLPNTKIEFIQPLGEASPIAKFVERNADGGIHHICYDVPDIIAARDRLISEGARVLGDGVPKIGAHGKPVLFFHPKDFSGALVEIEQA; from the coding sequence ATGCTAGGCCGGCTCAATCATGTCGCGATCGCGGTCAAGGACGCGGAAAAAGCCGCCAAGATCTATGGCGGCGCGTTCGGCGCCGAAATCTCCGGCGCGGTGCCGCTGCCGGAGCATGGCGTCATCACCGTGTTCGTGACGCTGCCCAACACCAAGATCGAGTTCATCCAGCCGCTCGGCGAGGCCTCGCCGATCGCCAAATTCGTCGAGCGTAACGCCGACGGCGGCATCCATCACATCTGCTATGACGTGCCCGACATCATCGCCGCGCGCGACAGACTGATCAGCGAGGGCGCGCGCGTCCTCGGCGACGGCGTGCCGAAGATCGGCGCCCACGGCAAGCCGGTGCTGTTTTTCCATCCGAAGGATTTTTCCGGCGCGCTGGTCGAAATCGAGCAGGCCTGA